In Streptomyces durocortorensis, a genomic segment contains:
- a CDS encoding DUF6011 domain-containing protein, with translation MDTPDAFPEPLPGAAGAVGRPVPPGAAADDGTPEGRRLVRCRLCGRPLTGADSRRAGLGPSCDAKLHPAPPDIRTRRHEVDQDPLPGT, from the coding sequence GTGGATACTCCCGATGCCTTCCCCGAACCGCTGCCCGGGGCCGCCGGAGCCGTCGGACGGCCCGTCCCACCGGGCGCGGCGGCCGACGACGGGACACCCGAAGGGCGCCGCCTCGTCCGCTGCCGGCTCTGCGGCCGCCCCCTCACCGGGGCCGACTCCCGGCGGGCCGGCCTCGGGCCGTCCTGCGACGCCAAGCTGCACCCCGCACCGCCCGACATCCGCACCCGCCGCCACGAGGTCGACCAGGACCCGCTGCCGGGCACCTAA